A genomic region of Nymphaea colorata isolate Beijing-Zhang1983 chromosome 2, ASM883128v2, whole genome shotgun sequence contains the following coding sequences:
- the LOC116248954 gene encoding probable methyltransferase PMT15 yields the protein MKMPTSPFGRNFKGYWKKANLLRLTLIVGVCSIFYLLGLHQHETGVAAVLNSGISCSIPANFTVYGHQSVELDFDEHHAAENLSQPEAAANWSRSFPPCDIRYSEYTPCEDRDRSLRFDRERLVYRERHCPERNELLKCRIPAPHGYKLPFQWPESRDWAWFANVPHRELTVEKAVQNWIQVQGQRFRFPGGGTMFPRGADAYIDEIERLIPFRDGSIRTAIDTGCGVASWGAYLLSRGILTMSFAPRDTHEAQVQFALERGVPAMIGVMASRKLPYPSRAFDMAHCSRCLIPWHKYDGQYLMEVDRILRPGGYWILSGPPINWKRHWKGWERTQQDLSEEQSAIEVVAKSLCWKKIKEKNDIAIWQKPTNHIHCKQNRKVIKSPPFCQGQDPDSAWYKNMETCITPLPEVNGIQDIAGGKLQKWPERLTAVPPRISSGSIQGVTEEAYKADTELWKKRLSYYKTVINQLEQKGRYRNILVMNAHLGGFAAALVEDPVWVMNVVPVEAKLNTLGVIYERGLIGTYMSWCEAISTYPRTYDLLHADSIFTLYKDRCEMEDILLEMDRILRPEGTVIFRDDIDVIVKAKPIVDALQWDSQIIDHEDGPMVREKLLVAQKLYWTAPDADQPSR from the exons ATGAAGATGCCAACCTCACCCTTCGGCAGGAATTTCAAGGGCTACTGGAAGAAGGCCAACCTCCTGAGGCTCACGCTCATCGTCGGCGTTTGCTCCATCTTCTACCTGCTGGGCTTACACCAGCACGAAACCGGCGTAGCCGCAGTCTTGAACTCTGGCATTTCCTGCAGCATCCCGGCCAACTTCACCGTCTACGGCCACCAATCCGTCGAGCTCGACTTCGACGAGCACCATGCGGCGGAGAACCTTAGCCAGCCGGAGGCGGCCGCCAACTGGTCCCGCTCCTTCCCGCCCTGCGACATCCGCTACAGCGAATACACGCCCTGTGAGGACCGGGACCGATCGCTGCGCTTCGACCGCGAGCGGCTGGTCTACCGCGAGCGCCACTGCCCCGAGCGGAACGAGCTGCTCAAGTGCCGGATCCCCGCGCCGCATGGCTACAAGTTGCCGTTCCAGTGGCCGGAGAGCCGGGATTGGGCCTGGTTCGCTAACGTTCCCCATCGGGAGCTCACCGTTGAGAAGGCCGTCCAGAACTGGATCCAGGTGCAGGGCCAGCGATTCCGGTTCCCCGGCGGTGGCACTATGTTTCCGCGCGGCGCTGACGCGTATATTGATGAAATCGAGAGGCTGATTCCCTTTCGAGACGGGTCTATCAGAACCGCCATCGATACCGGTTGCGGG GTGGCGAGTTGGGGAGCTTACCTCTTGTCCAGAGGAATACTGACCATGTCCTTCGCGCCAAGGGATACGCATGAAGCTCAGGTGCAGTTCGCGCTAGAGCGCGGCGTCCCGGCAATGATCGGAGTCATGGCGTCAAGGAAGCTCCCGTACCCGTCTCGCGCTTTCGACATGGCGCATTGCTCCCGTTGCTTGATTCCATGGCACAAATATG ATGGGCAGTACCTGATGGAGGTGGATCGGATTCTGCGGCCAGGAGGTTACTGGATTCTCTCTGGCCCGCCCATCAACTGGAAGCGCCATTGGAAAGGGTGGGAAAGGACTCAGCAGGACCTCAGCGAGGAACAATCAGCAATTGAAGTGGTTGCTAAGAGTCTCTGCTGGAAGAAGATAAAGGAGAAGAACGACATCGCAATTTGGCAGAAACCCACAAACCACATTCACTGCAAGCAAAACAGGAAGGTCATCAAGTCGCCGCCTTTCTGCCAAGGCCAGGATCCTGATTCTGCATG GTACAAGAACATGGAGACCTGCATAACGCCGCTTCCAGAGGTCAACGGGATACAGGACATAGCCGGAGGAAAGTTGCAGAAGTGGCCAGAGAGATTAACAGCGGTGCCGCCACGAATTAGCAGCGGGAGCATCCAAGGTGTTACAGAGGAGGCCTACAAGGCCGATACAGAGCTCTGGAAGAAGAGGCTGAGTTATTACAAGACGGTGATAAACCAACTAGAGCAGAAAGGAAGGTATCGGAATATCTTGGTTATGAATGCCCATCTTGGCGGGTTCGCGGCGGCGCTGGTGGAAGATCCGGTGTGGGTGATGAACGTCGTTCCGGTGGAGGCTAAGCTCAACACTTTGGGTGTGATATATGAAAGAGGGCTGATCGGGACTTACATGAGCTG GTGTGAAGCAATATCCACGTACCCAAGGACATACGATCTCTTGCATGCTGATTCAATATTTACCTTGTACAAGGACAG GTGCGAGATGGAGGACATACTGCTGGAGATGGACCGGATACTGCGGCCGGAGGGAACGGTGATCTTCAGGGACGACATCGACGTCATCGTGAAGGCGAAGCCCATCGTGGACGCGCTGCAATGGGACAGCCAGATCATCGACCACGAGGACGGCCCCATGGTCCGGGAGAAACTCCTCGTCGCCCAAAAGCTCTACTGGACCGCCCCCGACGCCGATCAGCCCTCCCGCTGA